A stretch of Amycolatopsis balhimycina FH 1894 DNA encodes these proteins:
- a CDS encoding MarR family transcriptional regulator, whose amino-acid sequence MSQNDSSNTKPETAEPKVRRALEANPGATAARIATKAGVGRSTATKILSRWAAEGLVTRTTGKDQSVPVTWTVHDDQTNDAAEVVEPGDVPATADQEAERPVGPADEREADASLPDPGATATAETPQKDRLPKGALYELVKEFLQAHPGEEFGPAKIGTELVRSSGAVNNALEKLVTNGLATKTCEAPKRFTSS is encoded by the coding sequence ATGTCTCAGAACGACTCGTCGAACACCAAACCCGAAACCGCGGAGCCGAAGGTTCGCCGCGCGCTCGAAGCCAACCCCGGCGCAACCGCCGCACGGATCGCGACCAAAGCCGGAGTCGGCCGCTCGACAGCCACGAAGATCCTCTCCCGCTGGGCCGCCGAAGGACTGGTGACCCGCACCACCGGCAAGGACCAGTCGGTCCCCGTCACGTGGACGGTCCACGACGATCAGACCAACGACGCAGCCGAAGTCGTGGAGCCCGGCGACGTGCCCGCCACGGCAGATCAGGAGGCGGAACGTCCCGTCGGACCCGCCGACGAACGAGAGGCCGATGCCTCCTTGCCTGACCCCGGCGCTACCGCTACGGCGGAAACGCCGCAGAAGGACCGGTTGCCGAAGGGCGCGCTTTACGAGCTGGTGAAGGAGTTCCTTCAGGCGCATCCCGGCGAAGAGTTCGGCCCCGCCAAGATCGGAACAGAGCTGGTCCGATCCAGCGGCGCAGTGAACAACGCCCTCGAGAAGCTCGTCACCAACGGGCTGGCAACGAAAACGTGCGAAGCGCCGAAGCGCTTCACTTCCAGCTGA
- a CDS encoding vWA domain-containing protein: MSAHFTADPAATGAAVFPARPEWLTLSAAFADEVPVIADRDDLVVSVAPGAGGGAPACFYPHRALIEVDGDHLGVDPATVDPANLSDRARYAPAWGALTHECGHAKHTAWEPPDGAPPGVVAAAMLLEEPRMEAAHIRRRPDDRHWLRACVQGIVATDLHLFADPVTAPKMTAADAARTAALLLGRADGGVLTHAEVHPVARVVEDVLGAEVLGKLRAVWRQALRTADDAGEDMLDLGRQWCEILGTDPDSASSPASPGTSDPTGSSPGPAAPSPLADAIAAVLGGVAANVAGEKAPEDPAAVAAAARESEEAAEKKAGAVARRVFGTGGPRGGDTRTTGTRPPTPEECAAARVLARALDTAGTRERVAVRSTSEVPPGRLRMRGVRAAEAQRAAGAVVTAEPFTRTIRTPVTVPPLRVGIACDVSGSMGWAREHVASAAWILANAARHTRVPADTASVIFGNHVRPLTHPGKPPTEVTEFRSNDNYEDIPRALDALDGSLGLSRPGAARLVVIVSDGNYRDDPRRDGQKKLDRLRASGCAVLWLTTSDVDTPLDGATVHVLTDPATAARAIGHAATAALRAAARR; encoded by the coding sequence ATGAGTGCCCACTTCACCGCCGACCCGGCCGCCACCGGTGCCGCCGTGTTCCCCGCGCGCCCGGAATGGCTGACTCTGTCCGCCGCGTTCGCCGACGAGGTCCCGGTGATCGCCGACCGCGACGACCTCGTGGTCAGCGTCGCTCCCGGCGCGGGCGGCGGTGCCCCCGCGTGTTTCTACCCGCACCGCGCGTTGATCGAGGTCGACGGTGACCACCTCGGCGTGGACCCGGCCACCGTGGACCCGGCGAACCTGTCCGACCGGGCCCGCTACGCCCCGGCCTGGGGTGCCCTCACCCACGAGTGCGGACACGCCAAACACACCGCGTGGGAACCGCCGGACGGCGCTCCGCCCGGCGTGGTTGCCGCCGCCATGCTGCTGGAAGAGCCGCGGATGGAAGCGGCGCACATCCGCCGTCGCCCGGACGACCGGCACTGGCTGCGGGCGTGCGTGCAGGGCATCGTTGCCACCGACTTGCACCTGTTTGCCGACCCCGTCACCGCGCCGAAGATGACTGCCGCCGACGCCGCGCGCACCGCCGCGCTCCTGCTGGGCCGGGCCGACGGCGGGGTGCTCACGCACGCCGAGGTCCACCCGGTCGCCCGGGTCGTCGAGGACGTGCTCGGCGCGGAAGTTCTCGGCAAGCTGCGGGCGGTGTGGCGGCAGGCGCTGCGGACTGCCGACGACGCGGGCGAGGACATGCTCGACCTCGGGCGGCAGTGGTGCGAGATCCTCGGCACCGACCCGGACTCGGCCTCGTCGCCGGCCTCGCCCGGCACCTCGGACCCGACAGGTAGCTCGCCCGGACCCGCCGCCCCGTCACCGTTGGCGGATGCCATTGCCGCCGTGCTGGGCGGGGTGGCGGCGAACGTCGCGGGGGAGAAGGCACCCGAGGACCCGGCCGCAGTCGCGGCCGCCGCGAGGGAAAGCGAAGAGGCCGCTGAGAAGAAGGCGGGAGCAGTGGCGCGACGAGTGTTCGGGACCGGCGGCCCCCGTGGCGGCGACACCAGGACAACAGGCACCCGGCCGCCCACGCCTGAGGAGTGCGCAGCCGCGCGGGTGCTCGCGCGGGCGCTGGACACCGCCGGAACCCGCGAACGAGTCGCCGTGCGATCCACCTCGGAGGTGCCGCCCGGGCGGCTGCGGATGCGCGGTGTGCGGGCGGCCGAGGCCCAGCGTGCCGCCGGTGCCGTGGTGACCGCCGAGCCGTTCACCCGCACCATCCGTACACCGGTCACCGTGCCGCCGCTGCGGGTCGGGATCGCGTGTGACGTGTCCGGCTCGATGGGCTGGGCGCGCGAACACGTCGCCTCGGCCGCCTGGATCCTGGCCAACGCCGCCCGTCACACGCGGGTGCCCGCCGACACGGCGAGCGTGATCTTCGGGAACCATGTGCGCCCGCTGACCCACCCGGGCAAGCCGCCTACGGAGGTCACCGAGTTCCGCTCCAACGACAACTACGAGGACATCCCCCGCGCGCTCGACGCCCTCGACGGCTCCCTCGGCCTGTCCCGCCCCGGCGCGGCCCGGCTGGTCGTCATCGTGTCCGACGGCAACTACCGCGACGACCCCCGCCGCGACGGGCAGAAGAAGCTCGACCGGCTGCGCGCCTCCGGGTGCGCGGTGCTGTGGCTGACCACCAGCGACGTCGACACACCGCTCGATGGGGCGACTGTCCACGTGCTGACCGACCCCGCGACGGCCGCGCGTGCCATCGGGCACGCCGCGACCGCCGCGCTTCGCGCCGCCGCCCGCCGGTAA
- a CDS encoding AAA family ATPase — MTTPTPPATAPATGPTTPAGGTATRLRNGELRAMVAKVLADDPAGTHTPGGIAHTLNRSSGAVGNACKALTDRGEAELATTAPLAYRATAMTAAAAAPAITPAPPCAPRRTPPATAPAASPTTPAPSGAGSTTSRPARKVTGPVKRPNGMDYHPRLLSGMPDVTALARLRDAGVAALLYGPPGTGKTSVVEAAFNDCLTVQGDGDTVVADLVGDYTKTPDGDFVFVHGPLVRAMRTGVPLFIDDATLIPPTVLAVVYPAMDGRREIVIKANGGEVVHAEPGFYVVAGHNPGVHGAVLSDALSSRFSVHIQVSSDYALAEQLGVDKRAVRVARNLATRQEKGEIGWAPQLRELLAFKKLADAWDLDAAAGNLVGIAPEEDRATVATVVRDVFGKPVTPLALGARITTKP, encoded by the coding sequence ATGACCACGCCCACCCCGCCCGCCACGGCACCCGCCACCGGGCCGACCACCCCGGCGGGTGGGACGGCAACCCGGCTCCGCAACGGCGAACTCCGCGCGATGGTCGCCAAAGTCCTGGCCGATGACCCTGCAGGCACCCACACCCCCGGTGGCATTGCGCACACCCTCAACCGCTCATCCGGCGCTGTCGGCAACGCCTGCAAAGCGCTGACCGACCGGGGAGAAGCCGAACTCGCCACCACCGCGCCACTGGCCTACCGGGCAACCGCGATGACGGCGGCCGCCGCCGCGCCCGCCATCACCCCGGCCCCGCCATGTGCACCCCGCCGCACGCCACCCGCGACGGCACCCGCCGCATCCCCGACCACGCCCGCTCCGTCCGGTGCAGGCAGCACCACCAGCCGACCGGCGCGGAAGGTCACCGGCCCGGTGAAACGCCCGAACGGGATGGACTACCACCCCCGGCTGCTGTCCGGCATGCCGGACGTGACTGCACTGGCGCGGTTGCGTGACGCCGGGGTCGCCGCGCTCCTGTACGGGCCGCCCGGCACCGGCAAGACCTCGGTGGTGGAGGCGGCGTTCAACGACTGCCTCACCGTGCAGGGCGACGGCGACACCGTGGTCGCCGACCTCGTGGGCGACTACACCAAAACCCCCGACGGCGACTTCGTGTTCGTCCACGGCCCGCTGGTCCGCGCGATGCGCACCGGGGTGCCGCTGTTCATCGACGACGCGACCCTGATCCCGCCGACCGTGCTCGCCGTGGTCTACCCCGCCATGGACGGACGCCGCGAGATCGTGATCAAGGCCAACGGCGGCGAAGTCGTCCACGCCGAACCAGGCTTCTATGTCGTGGCCGGACACAACCCCGGTGTCCACGGGGCGGTTCTCTCCGACGCGCTTTCGTCCCGCTTCTCCGTGCACATCCAGGTCTCCAGCGACTACGCCCTCGCCGAACAGCTCGGGGTTGACAAGAGGGCCGTGCGGGTGGCGCGCAACCTCGCGACCCGGCAGGAGAAGGGCGAGATCGGCTGGGCGCCCCAGCTACGGGAGCTTCTGGCGTTCAAGAAGCTCGCCGACGCGTGGGACCTCGACGCCGCCGCCGGGAACCTGGTCGGGATCGCGCCGGAAGAGGACCGCGCCACCGTCGCCACCGTGGTGCGCGACGTCTTCGGCAAGCCCGTCACCCCGCTCGCCCTCGGCGCCCGCATCACCACCAAACCCTGA
- a CDS encoding tyrosine-type recombinase/integrase, giving the protein MTLAEVRSLGSARPLRTAQEFEDFEQELVDQFALAQVGAGVTDGVVGSYRSVVFEFVRSMSRPVWTTRPEDVDRFLADQRKRGRAASTVYSKAGTLAAFFDFLVVRYQGDIHALTGHVLEQPVDEFNRPSKPAYIAARIPPSQDEVETLFTAWRDSLPDARKFLPAARDYMAASLWRRAGLRITESLMLDIRDWRPDLGEHGKVHVRFGKGSRGRGHKPRLVPAINEVDALLEWWLTDVRHQFGPDWADPDAPLLPSERHDRDTGLCTRVGDDALRSGLAGAVSRWLPSWTGRLTPHGLRHYCASSLYMRGMDLKAIQEILGHEWLSTTTRYIHVHANHVEHAWEKANQRVASRLGQ; this is encoded by the coding sequence GTGACGCTGGCTGAGGTGCGGTCGTTGGGGTCCGCGCGGCCGTTGCGCACCGCTCAGGAGTTCGAGGACTTCGAGCAGGAGCTGGTGGATCAGTTCGCCCTCGCGCAGGTCGGTGCTGGAGTGACCGATGGCGTCGTGGGGTCGTATCGGTCGGTGGTGTTCGAGTTCGTGCGCTCCATGAGCCGTCCGGTGTGGACGACACGACCGGAGGACGTCGATCGATTCCTGGCTGATCAGCGCAAGCGGGGCCGGGCGGCGTCCACTGTGTACTCCAAGGCCGGCACGTTGGCCGCGTTCTTCGACTTCCTGGTCGTGCGCTACCAGGGCGACATCCACGCCTTGACGGGACACGTGCTTGAACAGCCTGTCGATGAGTTCAACCGGCCCTCGAAGCCGGCCTACATAGCCGCACGGATACCGCCTTCGCAGGACGAAGTCGAAACCCTGTTCACCGCGTGGCGCGACTCGCTGCCCGACGCCCGAAAGTTCCTGCCAGCCGCACGGGACTACATGGCGGCTTCGTTGTGGCGCCGGGCGGGCTTGCGGATCACCGAGTCGCTGATGCTCGACATCCGTGACTGGCGACCTGACTTGGGCGAGCACGGCAAGGTACATGTGCGGTTCGGCAAGGGGAGCCGTGGCCGTGGCCACAAGCCCCGCCTGGTGCCGGCGATCAACGAGGTCGACGCGTTGCTGGAGTGGTGGCTGACCGACGTGCGCCACCAGTTCGGGCCGGACTGGGCGGACCCGGATGCCCCGCTGCTGCCCAGCGAGCGCCACGACCGGGACACCGGCTTGTGCACGCGAGTCGGCGACGACGCGTTGCGCTCCGGGCTGGCCGGCGCGGTGAGCAGGTGGCTTCCCTCGTGGACGGGTCGGCTGACACCGCACGGGTTGCGGCACTATTGCGCGTCCTCGTTGTACATGCGCGGGATGGATCTCAAAGCTATACAGGAGATTCTCGGTCACGAGTGGCTTTCGACGACGACTCGGTACATCCACGTCCATGCCAACCACGTTGAGCACGCGTGGGAAAAGGCAAACCAGCGAGTGGCGTCCCGGCTCGGGCAGTAA
- a CDS encoding helix-turn-helix domain-containing protein — translation MRWNLRMKAAEAGIWKSTEMRRRLADAGLEISAGKMSALWTGTPTTIRLDDLDVICAVLACEPTDLLLCEPEKVAARKPTKTVEATGGAVVTPRLGRHRSVPPA, via the coding sequence ATGCGGTGGAATCTGCGGATGAAGGCGGCTGAGGCGGGGATCTGGAAGTCCACGGAGATGCGTCGCCGGTTGGCCGACGCCGGGTTGGAGATCAGCGCGGGCAAGATGTCGGCGCTGTGGACCGGCACCCCGACCACCATCCGGCTGGACGACCTGGACGTGATCTGCGCGGTGCTGGCGTGCGAACCGACCGACCTGTTGCTGTGCGAGCCGGAGAAGGTCGCGGCACGCAAGCCGACCAAGACGGTGGAGGCGACCGGCGGCGCGGTCGTGACACCGCGGTTGGGGCGGCACCGGTCGGTGCCTCCGGCGTGA